In the Mycolicibacterium thermoresistibile genome, one interval contains:
- the rpsJ gene encoding 30S ribosomal protein S10, producing the protein MAGQKIRIRLKAYDHEAIDASARKIVETVTRTGASVVGPVPLPTEKNIYCVIRSPHKYKDSREHFEMRTHKRLIDILDPTPKTVDALMRIDLPASVDVNIQ; encoded by the coding sequence GTGGCGGGACAGAAGATCCGCATCAGGCTCAAGGCCTACGACCACGAGGCGATCGACGCCTCGGCGCGCAAGATCGTCGAGACGGTCACCCGTACCGGCGCCAGCGTGGTCGGGCCCGTGCCGCTGCCGACGGAGAAGAACATCTACTGCGTCATCCGGTCCCCGCACAAGTACAAGGATTCGCGGGAGCACTTCGAGATGCGTACTCACAAGCGGTTGATCGACATCCTCGACCCGACGCCGAAGACCGTTGACGCGTTGATGCGCATCGATCTTCCGGCCAGCGTCGACGTGAACATCCAGTAG